The DNA region ACTTGTTGTTCAGCTGCACTTTTTCTATCTAAGGTTTTTGCCAACAGCAGTCCTCATAGGACAAACAGAAGATGTGATAGAAgtttaataaagcagaaaaatacgTTAAGTGAGAACTGTATTTAGTCCAGGACCAAGCGCAGCGCTCAGCACAAGTCCCAGTTGCAGACACGATGCCGATGAACGGCAAAAGAACCCCGGAGTCGCTTCCAAGCCCACTTCCCCGCCCAAGCACCCCGCCTTCCAGCGGCAGCAGGGCACGACGCCTGCCGCACCGCCTCTGACAGGCGGAGGACGCACAGAGCAGCGGTGCTTCTCGCTGTTGACTCTGCCGCTTCTTTTTAATCCAGTCCCTTCCCACGGGAAGTAGCTATCTCGGTTATCTGAGAGGCGAAGAAGGCAGGGACCGCGCACCCGACTAGGGGCGGGGAGGCAGCAGCGGGCGCCATACGCGAGCGGCGCTTCCGCCGGCCCCTCGGGGACCCGCCCCGGGGGAGGcgccggcgggggcggggccaggggcGGGGCAGAGGCGGCACGGACTGCGGGGGCGAGCGCACGGCCGGGCCCGCCGCGCGGCGCCAGCCTGTCCCCGCCTGCCTGTCCTCGCCACCGTGCCTGGGTCCCCCTCTGCTCACGCGCGTCCCCgctccctcctccagcagcgAGCTCCCCGGCCCCCTCCCCGCTCTGGCTCTCCGAGCCCGCCCGGCTCCCGTGGCTCCTCCCGTCCcccggccgctcccgccgcttACCCTTTGCTCGGTTCCGCGGGGGGCGGGCCGCAGCCGGCCGCATCACGTGACGCGCGGTGCTCCCGGAACGGCCGCCCCGGGCCGCCCTGAGGGGCCGCGGCtgccggccccgcgccgcggGTGCGGCCCGGCCGGGGCGCCTGACGGGCCCGCCTGGTGCCGCGCACAGAGCCAGATGGGCCCTGCACGGAATAAGGTACTTGGCCTGATCCTTTTTCAGCCTCTGTAGTTATCGTTTGAGTCTCCAAAAAATTGAGGATGCTGCATTGCAGtggctgttttctttcagtgagGATGGATATTCAAGTACACAAGGAGTATACTCTTGTAGCCATTTTTTGGCAATTGGACAACAATCTTTTTGGATATTCATATGTAATATTGGGAGCTCTTAATATTTCAGTACAAAGTTGTCTGTACCTTGCATATAGTGTAACCCACACAAAAGGGCAGGATTTTTTGTTCAGCCAATAACTTCCCCTAGAACACCCCAGATGTGATCAGGACTGATGTCAGCCGCATCTGTATATAGAACTGGCTGCGTTATACTGTCCTCATGGATGGTGGCCAGGTTTTCCTGGCTGGTGCAGATGGATATGCTAGGGCTTGTGTTTTCATTCAGTGTTTAGTTGGTTTTATCCGTTGCTGTAACAAGTGCAGTTGCCACTATAGTCTGAAAAAGAAGGTTTTTCCACATAGCTCACATACCGTCAAGAGTCAATGGGAAAGTTCATGGAGGGAAAATCCATTACAGATTATCACACACGTAGAAACTAACTCTGGCTCACGGTGTTCCTAACTAGATGCTGGGAGATACTTCTACTAGTTAGGCCATTGTTGGAAACCAATGTAAGATGACACCTCTACCTGTATCTGTGCAGTGATTGATCCCTATCtcactttttgttttcccttgacacattttaaaataagcattacCTTTACAATCAAATACGTCTTACTAACTTTGTTGTTGGTTAAACTTTATTTAATGCATTCTTTAACACATTTGAACAGTGTACTGTCTTTAAGATTCTAGACGTAGGTTACAGTGCACTGTTTAGAAATTAATAGAGTATTTGGCCACTGCTATCCACCATCTCCATTTTCATGTGAATATTTTACTGTGAAACCTTCACtaattatttacaaatattGCTGCAAAACACAATATTGTCTTTTTAATTGTAACATAAGGGAACACCTTACAGGAATGTGCCTCAATGTTTCCATGCACTTGAAGCTGACagtattaaataatttcctgtAAAACTCTTGAGCTGAAACTTTTTTCAGATTAAAGATTTTTGCTATAAACCTCTCAAGATCAAATCATGGCTTATCAGTTCTCTTCATTTTGAAATCAGGTGTGTTCTAAGCAACTAGCAGGAAATACCC from Vidua chalybeata isolate OUT-0048 chromosome 5, bVidCha1 merged haplotype, whole genome shotgun sequence includes:
- the LOC128788483 gene encoding basic proline-rich protein-like, which encodes MPMNGKRTPESLPSPLPRPSTPPSSGSRAKKAGTAHPTRGGEAAAGAIRERRFRRPLGDPPRGRRRRGRGQGRGRGGTDCGGERTAGPAARRQPVPACLSSPPCLGPPLLTRVPAPSSSSELPGPLPALALRARPAPVAPPVPRPLPPLTLCSVPRGAGRSRPHHVTRGAPGTAAPGRPEGPRLPAPRRGCGPAGAPDGPAWCRAQSQMGPARNKPQECIGLMDKPRGSWSSEWALRAAWFLQPILKLQDSSHWRSTIGHSNWPDIGSDLGHHN